A genome region from Chryseobacterium sp. G0186 includes the following:
- a CDS encoding phytanoyl-CoA dioxygenase family protein — translation MLKFVRNYKLPYIIYNFFHKDKLKHNIPLYKKYGVKKSYYSPISSSDFAHLPKTERTINQNRLSSTSFFGSLSEENKNSALQYDDNGYMILKNFLSPETAEKINVEIEKLMKDGTLKFRYGGKLMFAIHHSEIIKSIGNDKDLLEFLSVLLDGKAKLFQSINFINGSQQKTHSDSIHMTTYPLGGLLGVWIALEDVDENNGALHYIPGSHKLPYFLNSDYDNEGNALRIGKKSYKAYEEFLENKVKELGLKKEIFKAKKGDLLIWHANILHGGEPHTDKNRTRKSLVYHFFDENSVCYHEVTQRPALFEL, via the coding sequence ATGCTAAAATTTGTCAGAAATTATAAGCTTCCCTATATCATTTACAATTTTTTTCATAAAGATAAACTGAAACATAATATTCCACTATATAAAAAATATGGTGTAAAAAAGAGCTATTATTCACCTATTTCAAGCTCAGATTTTGCCCATCTTCCGAAAACGGAAAGAACCATTAATCAAAATAGATTGTCATCCACTTCTTTTTTTGGAAGCCTGTCAGAGGAAAATAAGAACAGTGCTCTTCAGTATGATGATAACGGATATATGATCCTGAAAAATTTTTTAAGCCCGGAAACTGCTGAAAAAATCAATGTTGAGATTGAAAAATTAATGAAAGATGGTACCCTGAAGTTTCGATATGGAGGAAAGCTGATGTTTGCCATTCACCATTCCGAGATCATTAAAAGTATTGGAAACGATAAGGATTTGCTGGAATTTCTGTCTGTTTTATTGGACGGTAAAGCTAAGCTGTTTCAGAGTATAAACTTCATCAACGGGAGCCAGCAGAAGACCCATTCAGACAGTATTCATATGACCACATACCCATTGGGAGGTCTTTTGGGAGTATGGATCGCACTGGAGGATGTAGATGAAAATAATGGAGCACTACATTATATTCCGGGCAGTCATAAGCTTCCTTATTTCCTGAATTCCGATTATGATAACGAGGGAAATGCTTTAAGAATCGGGAAGAAAAGCTATAAAGCTTATGAAGAGTTTCTTGAAAATAAAGTAAAAGAACTGGGATTGAAAAAAGAAATTTTCAAAGCTAAAAAAGGAGACTTATTGATCTGGCATGCCAATATTCTTCATGGAGGAGAACCTCATACAGATAAAAACAGAACCCGAAAAAGCCTTGTATATCACTTTTTTGATGAAAACAGTGTTTGCTATCATGAAGTTACGCAAAGACCTGCGTTATTTGAACTATAA
- a CDS encoding inorganic pyrophosphatase, translated as MIPNFKAHPWHGISAGEDAPNVVNVFVEIVPSDTIKYEVDKETGYLKVDRPQKFSNIIPALYGFVPRTYCDKEVMRLAVEAGATDVTMGDHDPLDICVLSSHNIHAGGLLMEAIPIGGFKMIDGGEADDKIVAVMINDHAFGHFRDIAELPEAEVRRLMHYFLTYKNLPDEPAKCRIQEVYGAEHARKVIKASQTDYADKFGG; from the coding sequence ATGATTCCAAATTTTAAAGCACATCCATGGCACGGAATTTCTGCAGGAGAAGATGCGCCAAATGTTGTAAATGTATTTGTGGAAATTGTTCCTTCAGATACTATTAAATATGAAGTAGATAAAGAAACAGGATATTTAAAGGTAGACAGGCCGCAGAAATTCTCTAACATTATTCCTGCTTTATATGGTTTTGTTCCAAGAACATACTGTGATAAGGAAGTGATGAGACTTGCTGTAGAAGCAGGAGCTACTGATGTGACAATGGGAGATCATGACCCTCTTGATATTTGTGTTTTAAGTTCTCACAATATCCATGCAGGAGGTTTATTGATGGAAGCTATTCCAATCGGTGGTTTCAAAATGATTGATGGTGGTGAAGCTGATGATAAAATTGTAGCAGTAATGATCAACGACCATGCTTTCGGACACTTCAGAGATATTGCTGAATTACCTGAAGCAGAAGTTAGAAGATTAATGCACTACTTCTTAACGTATAAGAACTTACCGGATGAGCCTGCAAAATGCAGAATTCAGGAAGTTTACGGTGCTGAACACGCAAGAAAAGTGATTAAAGCTTCTCAAACAGATTACGCAGATAAGTTCGGAGGATAA
- a CDS encoding amidohydrolase — protein sequence MRNLLYLLFFTISMGSCQNRAPQEKADIIYFGGSILTMEDLSPNIEAVAIKNGKILFAGTKSDADRYSAPATKLIDLNGKTLLPGFIDVHGHLTSRAGTMDAVDLSPNPYGTVNSIKDLQNTIKNYIIEKKITDKQPIIGNGYDDAIMTEHRHPTRAELDAISKTNPIIVIHASGHASVANSAMLKYLGISESTKDPVGGHLGRDKKTGKLNGKLEENASFQALLTLTEKMNKGKDTQAQAMQNLMKAQEEWLSYGQTTICDGRTMGESVALLQNAAAQNLFKADVVYFPDYEYFKNDFNSFKPKYMQYENHLKLAGFKFSDDGSPQGKTAWLTQPYVVPPEGQSKDYKGFPIFTDETLYADLKTLFQNHITAQLHVNGDAAIDQAIRVIQRLKEENIYKPELRATLIHVQNSRPDHIQKIKELGVIPSYFSTHTYLWGDWHYSSVFGPERASFISPANSALKAGITFTIHHDSPVTPPDLITAVYAAVNRKTRSGRILGTNERITPLQALKAITINAAYQLQEENRKGSIKAGKLADFVILDQNPLTIDPEKIRSITVLETIKEGNTVYKRN from the coding sequence ATGAGAAACTTACTTTACCTACTTTTTTTTACAATCAGTATGGGCAGTTGCCAGAACAGAGCTCCACAGGAGAAAGCCGATATTATTTATTTTGGAGGATCAATTTTAACGATGGAAGATCTTTCTCCCAACATTGAAGCTGTCGCCATAAAAAATGGAAAAATTCTTTTTGCAGGAACAAAATCAGATGCTGATCGTTATTCAGCACCAGCAACAAAATTGATTGATCTTAATGGGAAAACCCTCCTTCCAGGTTTTATAGATGTTCACGGACATCTGACTTCAAGAGCAGGAACTATGGATGCTGTAGATCTTTCTCCCAATCCTTATGGTACCGTAAATTCTATTAAAGATTTACAGAACACCATTAAAAATTATATTATAGAAAAGAAAATAACTGATAAGCAACCTATTATCGGAAATGGATATGATGATGCCATCATGACGGAGCACCGCCACCCTACAAGAGCAGAACTGGATGCTATCAGCAAGACTAACCCAATCATTGTTATTCATGCTTCCGGTCATGCCAGTGTCGCTAACAGTGCCATGCTGAAATACCTGGGAATATCTGAATCAACAAAAGACCCTGTAGGCGGTCATTTGGGAAGAGATAAAAAAACAGGGAAATTAAACGGGAAACTGGAAGAAAATGCGAGCTTCCAGGCATTGCTTACATTAACCGAAAAAATGAATAAAGGAAAAGATACCCAGGCACAAGCCATGCAGAATCTGATGAAAGCACAGGAAGAATGGCTGAGTTATGGCCAGACCACTATTTGTGATGGAAGAACCATGGGAGAAAGTGTGGCCCTTTTGCAAAATGCAGCAGCTCAAAATCTTTTCAAAGCAGATGTTGTGTATTTCCCGGATTACGAATATTTTAAAAATGATTTTAATAGTTTCAAGCCAAAGTATATGCAGTATGAAAATCATCTGAAATTAGCAGGATTCAAGTTTTCAGATGACGGATCTCCACAGGGTAAAACAGCATGGCTCACCCAGCCTTATGTAGTTCCACCGGAGGGGCAGTCCAAAGACTATAAAGGATTTCCAATTTTTACGGATGAAACATTGTATGCAGATCTGAAAACGCTGTTTCAAAATCATATTACCGCACAGCTACATGTGAACGGTGATGCTGCAATAGATCAGGCAATACGGGTTATTCAACGATTAAAGGAAGAAAATATATACAAACCGGAATTGCGTGCCACATTGATACATGTACAAAACAGCCGTCCTGATCACATTCAAAAGATAAAGGAATTGGGAGTCATTCCATCTTATTTCTCTACCCATACTTATTTATGGGGTGACTGGCATTATTCAAGTGTTTTTGGTCCTGAACGGGCTTCTTTTATAAGCCCTGCCAATTCAGCATTGAAGGCCGGAATTACTTTTACAATTCACCATGATTCTCCCGTAACTCCACCTGATCTGATTACGGCAGTATATGCAGCAGTGAATAGAAAGACACGTTCAGGAAGAATCCTGGGAACTAATGAAAGAATCACCCCTCTTCAGGCATTAAAGGCCATTACCATCAATGCTGCTTATCAGTTACAGGAAGAAAACAGAAAGGGATCTATTAAAGCCGGAAAATTGGCAGATTTTGTTATACTTGATCAAAACCCATTAACAATTGATCCTGAAAAAATCAGAAGTATCACTGTTTTGGAAACCATAAAAGAAGGAAATACGGTATACAAAAGAAATTAA
- a CDS encoding sodium-translocating pyrophosphatase, producing MDLFYLIPGFGVLALLYTFFQSNWVSKQNAGNEKMKIISGHIADGAMAFLKAEYKILTYFVVVVAILLAVMGSSNANSHWSIGIAFAVGAVFSATAGFIGMKIATKANVRTAEAARTSLSRALKVSFTGGSVMGMGVAGLAVLGLGALFLIIKQIFAPHATLDSHEMETTIEILTGFSLGAESIALFARVGGGIYTKAADVGADLVGKVEAGIPEDDPRNPATIADNVGDNVGDVAGMGADLFGSYVATVLATMVLGRETVSVDSFGGFAPILLPMLIAGTGIIFSMIGTLFVKINDNEGSSTSSVQNALNLGNWGSIVITAIASYFLVTYILPDKMILRGHEFSKMGVFGAIMVGLVVGTLMSIITEYYTAMGKRPVSSIVRQSSTGHATNIIGGLSVGMESTLLPILVLAGGIYGSYLCAGLYGVAIAAAGMMATTAMQLAIDAFGPIADNAGGIAEMSELPKEVREKTDILDAVGNTTAATGKGFAIASAALTALALFAAFVGIAGIDGIDIYRADVLAGLFVGGMIPFIFSSLAITAVGQAAMAMVEEVRRQFREIPGILEGKAQPEYEKCVAISTDASIRKMMLPGAIAIISPLLIGFIFGPEVLGGFLAGATVCGVLMGMFQNNAGGAWDNAKKSFEKGVDINGQTYYKGSEPHKASVTGDTVGDPFKDTSGPSMNILIKLMSIVSLVIAPTLAVLHKDKIEANRKAKIESLTGISSTSAVNSEIKTGVAVSTEVKGHLNENGDFVYETGNVQKVKLKDGKTIAIGEASQLYQLYNAIQQKDQSILDPNKWFTIENLYFETGSSDLKAGYELQLSTIAEILNAYPDLKIKLGGYTDNSGNEESNLQLSNLRAQTAKLKLLELGVSADRVEAEGYGSQHPICEENDTDECKAKNRRIDVRVLAQ from the coding sequence ATGGATTTGTTCTATTTAATTCCGGGTTTTGGTGTTTTGGCTTTGCTTTATACATTTTTTCAAAGCAACTGGGTCAGTAAACAAAATGCCGGAAATGAAAAAATGAAAATCATCAGTGGTCATATTGCTGATGGTGCAATGGCTTTTTTAAAGGCTGAATATAAAATTTTAACCTATTTTGTAGTCGTCGTTGCCATTCTCTTGGCAGTGATGGGATCTAGCAATGCCAACTCTCACTGGAGTATAGGAATTGCTTTTGCAGTTGGCGCTGTATTTTCAGCAACGGCAGGTTTTATTGGGATGAAGATTGCTACAAAGGCAAATGTAAGGACTGCAGAAGCAGCAAGAACTTCCTTATCCAGAGCGCTTAAAGTATCCTTTACAGGAGGTTCTGTAATGGGAATGGGAGTTGCCGGGCTTGCCGTATTGGGATTAGGAGCCCTTTTCTTAATCATCAAGCAGATCTTTGCACCGCATGCTACATTAGATTCCCACGAAATGGAAACAACCATTGAAATCCTTACCGGATTTTCTTTGGGGGCAGAATCTATTGCCCTTTTTGCCAGAGTAGGTGGTGGTATCTATACAAAAGCAGCAGATGTAGGGGCAGACTTGGTAGGAAAGGTAGAAGCAGGAATTCCTGAAGATGATCCGAGAAACCCTGCTACCATTGCTGATAATGTGGGGGATAATGTAGGAGATGTTGCAGGGATGGGAGCTGACCTTTTCGGATCCTATGTGGCCACTGTTCTGGCAACAATGGTGCTAGGGAGAGAAACCGTTTCTGTAGATTCATTCGGGGGTTTTGCGCCAATCCTTTTACCCATGCTGATTGCAGGAACCGGAATTATTTTCTCCATGATAGGAACTTTATTTGTGAAAATTAATGACAATGAGGGTTCATCCACATCTAGTGTACAGAATGCATTAAACTTAGGAAACTGGGGAAGCATTGTTATTACCGCTATTGCTTCCTATTTTCTGGTAACCTATATTCTTCCTGATAAAATGATTCTGAGAGGTCATGAATTCTCCAAAATGGGTGTTTTTGGAGCCATTATGGTAGGTCTTGTAGTAGGAACATTGATGAGTATCATTACAGAATATTATACAGCGATGGGAAAGAGGCCGGTCTCTAGTATTGTGAGACAGTCTTCTACAGGGCATGCAACCAATATTATCGGTGGTCTTTCAGTAGGGATGGAATCTACATTGCTTCCGATTCTTGTATTGGCAGGAGGAATTTATGGATCCTATTTATGTGCCGGATTGTATGGTGTGGCCATTGCAGCAGCCGGAATGATGGCTACTACAGCTATGCAGCTGGCTATTGATGCTTTTGGGCCTATCGCCGATAATGCAGGAGGTATTGCTGAAATGAGTGAACTTCCCAAGGAGGTTCGTGAGAAAACAGACATTTTAGATGCCGTAGGAAACACTACAGCTGCTACAGGAAAAGGATTTGCCATTGCCTCAGCTGCTTTAACGGCCTTGGCATTGTTTGCTGCATTCGTAGGAATAGCAGGAATTGACGGTATTGATATTTACAGAGCAGATGTCTTAGCAGGGTTATTTGTAGGAGGAATGATTCCTTTTATTTTTTCATCTCTGGCTATCACTGCCGTTGGACAGGCTGCCATGGCGATGGTAGAAGAAGTGAGAAGACAGTTTCGTGAAATTCCCGGAATTTTAGAGGGAAAAGCACAACCTGAATATGAAAAATGTGTTGCCATTTCTACCGATGCATCCATCAGAAAGATGATGTTGCCTGGAGCTATTGCCATTATTTCACCTTTATTAATAGGATTTATCTTTGGGCCTGAAGTTCTGGGCGGATTTCTGGCAGGAGCCACGGTATGTGGAGTTTTAATGGGTATGTTCCAGAATAACGCCGGAGGAGCCTGGGATAATGCTAAAAAATCATTTGAAAAAGGAGTTGATATTAATGGACAAACTTACTATAAAGGTTCTGAGCCTCATAAGGCATCTGTAACAGGAGATACCGTTGGAGATCCATTTAAGGATACTTCCGGACCTTCAATGAATATTCTGATCAAGCTGATGTCAATCGTTTCATTGGTTATTGCGCCTACTTTGGCTGTTTTACATAAAGATAAAATTGAAGCCAACAGAAAAGCAAAGATTGAAAGCTTAACAGGGATTTCAAGTACTAGCGCAGTTAATTCAGAGATAAAAACGGGTGTTGCTGTTTCCACTGAAGTAAAAGGGCATCTTAATGAAAACGGAGACTTTGTGTATGAGACAGGAAATGTTCAAAAAGTAAAATTGAAAGATGGAAAAACAATAGCAATAGGGGAAGCCAGCCAGCTTTATCAACTTTATAACGCTATTCAGCAAAAAGATCAATCCATTCTGGATCCTAATAAATGGTTTACCATAGAAAATCTTTATTTTGAAACAGGATCAAGCGATCTTAAGGCTGGTTATGAACTCCAATTAAGCACTATTGCTGAAATTCTAAATGCTTATCCTGACCTTAAAATAAAACTGGGAGGATATACGGATAACAGTGGTAATGAAGAAAGCAATCTGCAACTTTCTAACCTGAGAGCACAAACCGCAAAGCTTAAATTGCTGGAATTAGGAGTGTCTGCAGATAGAGTAGAAGCCGAAGGATATGGTTCACAGCATCCTATCTGTGAAGAGAATGATACCGATGAATGTAAAGCAAAAAACAGAAGAATTGATGTAAGGGTTCTTGCCCAGTAA